In Poecilia reticulata strain Guanapo linkage group LG1, Guppy_female_1.0+MT, whole genome shotgun sequence, one genomic interval encodes:
- the septin3 gene encoding neuronal-specific septin-3 isoform X3 encodes MSDIVPPEVRPKPAVPAKPPNVGAPSPSSPFPPQGPVVGAGGIVVPPPSAIPVPIGSHGPSHPVGHSVGHSVGHSVGHSGGHAGGHAPVHSVGHGGSHSSGGGSTLLGYIGIDTIIEQMRKKTMKTGFDFNIMVVGPSGLGKSTLVNTLFKSQVSRKSAGWSRDEKIPKTVEIKSVSHVIEEGGVKMKLTVVDTPGFGDQINNDNCWEPISKYINEQFEKFLKEEVNITRKKRIPDTRVHCCVYFIPPTGHSLRQLDVEFMKRLSHSVNIIPVIAKSDTMTVEERQEFKQRVRKELEMNGIEFYPQKEFDDDIEDKSDNDKIREMMPFAVVGSDKEYQVNGKRVLGRKTPWGIIEVENPNHCEFAQLRDFLIRSHLQDLKEVTHNIHYETYRAKRLNDNGGLHPITSNDTQESNL; translated from the exons ATGTCAGACATAGTTCCACCAGAGGTTAGACCCAAGCCTGCTGTCCCTGCCAAGCCCCCAAATGTGGGCGCTCCTTCCCCTTCTAGTCCCTTCCCACCCCAGGGCCCCGTTGTGGGAGCCGGTGGCATCGTTGTGCCCCCTCCAAGCGCTATTCCGGTTCCCATTGGAAGTCACGGCCCCAGCCACCCTGTCGGTCACAGCGTGGGTCACAGTGTGGGCCACAGTGTGGGCCACAGCGGTGGTCATGCTGGGGGTCATGCTCCAGTTCACAGTGTGGGTCACGGAGGCTCCCACAGCTCCGGAGGGGGCTCCACCCTGCTTGGCTACATTGGTATTGACACCATCATTGAGCAGATGAGAAAGAAGACCATGAAGACTGGCTTTGACTTCAACATCATGGTTGTTG GTCCCAGCGGCCTTGGAAAGTCGACTCTGGTGAACACCTTATTCAAGTCCCAGGTGAGCAGGAAGAGTGCAGGATGGTCACGTGACGAAAAGATCCCCAAAACTGTAGAGATCAAGTCAGTGTCTCACG TGATTGAAGAGGGTGGAGTCAAGATGAAGCTGACGGTTGTTGACACTCCCGGCTTTGGAGACCAAATCAACAATGACAACTG CTGGGAGCCCATTTCTAAGTACATCAATGAGCAGTTTGAGAAGTTCTTGAAAGAAGAGGTGAACATTACCAGAAAGAAGCGAATCCCCGACACCAGAGTGCACTGCTGCGTCTACTTTATTCCCCCAACTGGACACTC TCTTCGACAACTGGATGTCGAGTTCATGAAGCGCCTGAGTCACTCAGTGAACATCATTCCAGTGATCGCAAAGTCTGACACAATGACTGTCGAGGAGCGACAAGAGTTCAAACAGCGT GTTAGGAAGGAGCTGGAAATGAACGGGATTGAGTTTTACCCGCAGAAAGAGTTTGATGATGACATAGAGGACAAGAGTGACAACGACAAGATCAGG GAAATGATGCCCTTTGCTGTGGTGGGAAGTGATAAAGAATACCAAGTGAACGGGAAGCGAGTCCTGGGGAGGAAGACGCCGTGGGGAATCATAGAAG TTGAAAATCCGAACCATTGTGAGTTTGCTCAGCTGAGAGATTTCCTGATCAG GTCCCACCTCCAGGATTTGAAGGAGGTCACTCACAACATTCACTACGAGACGTACCGTGCCAAGAGACTGAACGACAACGGAGGTCTGCACCCCATCACTTCAAATGACACCCAGGAAAGCAACCTGTAG
- the septin3 gene encoding neuronal-specific septin-3 isoform X2, which produces MHVCFGTRQAAHRPHSDFTVPSGANQTGHQSGSGTVRAQRRKMARMALVRPLLPTSLLIVLHSQACLLSQSDGNRETIRHQVVHFTCNRMSVFHRHKPLMSGTSSSCRQTNELPKVCQSPPLSLSSPVIKKKAILLPSFDEKGLIFEKGNSKLSAVNRSNDVISSKTSCQLMRGKECLNSQKNYGERASTLPRTKSSTHNSLTVSAKPNICVSPAPQPNSSPTLRTLKPRPRDSLLPPSSVLGDFHPIPQQPDQKPRVSPTLTVPTPRRTPSPSSATDSQQERQPSPVALERHARSISISNTAVEPANKIKHDVLDQGALLNFTHPGNRRVCRETRQTDSCRLPALCHNSCKAQSKAGLKKTEITVTEKPKTPNRNSNIATMLTPKPIAELQKQCEPKEVTRHFDAFPSELDASSIKSRLRSRLTDYNLGSNYTHTSECTTYDQSFQKTDCSKRTKLTKSSLSADSQISLNSDKSETRRRQQFNLDTETRVKPEALSLNSKSSQNQRSAPNQALRLSTQTDVKTTVSRSERPSQDFSCQSSDFGQISLMSGSAQRLNQVKTQIEASQSLGILQSAYDEPLYSQDGAFSNPDVQAKHPWNQEMTKQCENHREMNFSHAVLNQLGVCKTPDHNVGPEYPWAPSMAGRPFNRNRSGHNSRRVSEWPQQIVYQPSAETQACQQKHSGPDRAIITEDSEDPYYVTMYYPDSVYVAGQPSRKRPTR; this is translated from the exons ATGCATGTCTGCTTTGGGACCAGACAGGCTGCACACAGGCCACACTCAGATTTCACGGTGCCCAGCGGAGCAAATCAAACGGGACACCAGAGTGGGAGTGGAACAGTGAGGGCTCAGAGGAGAAAAATGGCGAGAATGGCACTTGTGCGCCCACTGCTTCCTACTTCTCTGCTCATTGTCTTGCACTCGCAGGCTTGTTTACTCTCTCAAAGTGACGGTAACAGAGAGACCATCAGACATcag GTGGTtcattttacatgcaacagAATGAGTGTTTTTCATCGTCACAAACCTCTGATGTCGGGTACATCTTCATCCTGCAGACAAACAAACGAGCTGCCTAAAGTCTGCCAGTCAcctcctctttctctgtcttctcCTGTGATCAAGAAGAAGGCTATCCTACTCCCATCGTTTGATGAAAAGGGGCTCATCTTTGAAAAGGGCAACTCTAAACTCTCAGCAGTTAACAG ATCTAATGATGTGATTTCCTCCAAGACCTCATGTCAGCTCATGCGAGGCAAAGAATGTCTGAATTCACAGAAAAACTACGGGGAGAGAGCTTCAACACTTCCAAGGACAAAGTCCTCAACACACAACTCTCTGACCGTTTCTGCTAAACCCAACATCTGCGTTTCCCCTGCTCCACAGCCAAATTCCTCTCCCACACTCCGCACTTTGAAACCAAGACCAAGGGATTCTCTTCTTCCCCCCTCCTCGGTGTTGGGTGATTTTCACCCGATACCACAGCAGCCAGACCAAAAGCCAAGAGTGTCGCCAACTCTGACAGTCCCAACACCCAGACGGACCCCATCACCCTCATCGGCTACCGACAGCCAACAAGAGAGGCAGCCTTCTCCTGTTGCTCTGGAGAGACATGCTCGATCTATTTCCATATCTAACACAGCAGTGGAGCCGGCCAACAAGATCAAGCATGATGTTCTTGACCAAGGAGCATTGCTGAACTTCACTCATCCTGGGAATAGAAGAGTCTGCAGAGAGACCCGACAGACTGACTCTTGCAGGCTTCCAGCGTTATGTCACAATTCCTGCAAAGCTCAAAGTAAAGCTGgattgaagaaaacagaaattacagTAACAGAAAAACCAAAGACTCCAAACAGGAATTCAAATATTGCTACCATGTTGACACCGAAACCAATAGCAGAACTGCAAAAGCAATGTGAACCAAAGGAAGTGACGAGGCATTTTGATGCTTTTCCATCAGAGCTTGATGCCTCTTCTATCAAGTCAAGGCTTCGAAGTAGGTTAACAGACTACAACCTCGGGAGCAATTACACACACACTTCTGAATGTACCACCTATGATCAATCATTTCAGAAAACAGATTGCAGTAAAAGGACAAAGCTGACCAAATCGTCCCTTTCTGCAGATTCTCAGATAAGTCTTAATTCAGACAAAAGTGaaacaagaagaagacaacaaTTTAATTTGGACACTGAAACAAGAGTAAAACCAGAAGCTTTGTCTCTAAACAGCAAGTCCTCTCAGAATCAAAGGTCTGCACCAAACCAGGCCCTGAGGCTTTCCACCCAGACGGATGTAAAGACTACGGTAAGCCGATCTGAGCGTCCATCACAGGATTTCAGCTGCCAGTCAAGCGACTTCGGTCAGATATCATTGATGTCTGGTAGTGCACAGAGATTAAATCAAGTTAAGACACAAATAGAGGCATCTCAGAGTCTGGGGATCCTCCAGTCTGCATATGATGAACCTCTTTACTCCCAGGATGGAGCCTTTTCAAATCCTGACGTCCAGGCTAAACACCCCTGGAATCAGGAGATGACTAAGCAATGTGAAAACCACAGAGAGATGAACTTCAGTCACGCAGTTCTGAATCAATTGGGTGTTTGCAAAACACCTGACCACAACGTGGGTCCAGAATACCCTTGGGCCCCATCCATGGCAGGACGCCCATTCAACAGAAACAGATCTGGTCACAACTCCAGGAGAGTCTCTGAGTGGCCACAGCAGATTGTTTACCAGCCTTCTGCAGAGACACAAGCTTGTCAACAAAAACACTCTGGCCCAGACAGAGCAATTATCACAGAGGATTCAGAAGACCCCTATTATGTCACCATGTACTACCCAGACTCAGTGTATGTAG caggacaaccaTCCAGAAAACGTCCCACCAGATAA
- the septin3 gene encoding neuronal-specific septin-3 isoform X1, giving the protein MTKQCENHREMNFSHAVLNQLGVCKTPDHNVGPEYPWAPSMAGRPFNRNRSGHNSRRVSEWPQQIVYQPSAETQACQQKHSGPDRAIITEDSEDPYYVTMYYPDSVYVDMSDIVPPEVRPKPAVPAKPPNVGAPSPSSPFPPQGPVVGAGGIVVPPPSAIPVPIGSHGPSHPVGHSVGHSVGHSVGHSGGHAGGHAPVHSVGHGGSHSSGGGSTLLGYIGIDTIIEQMRKKTMKTGFDFNIMVVGPSGLGKSTLVNTLFKSQVSRKSAGWSRDEKIPKTVEIKSVSHVIEEGGVKMKLTVVDTPGFGDQINNDNCWEPISKYINEQFEKFLKEEVNITRKKRIPDTRVHCCVYFIPPTGHSLRQLDVEFMKRLSHSVNIIPVIAKSDTMTVEERQEFKQRVRKELEMNGIEFYPQKEFDDDIEDKSDNDKIREMMPFAVVGSDKEYQVNGKRVLGRKTPWGIIEVENPNHCEFAQLRDFLIRSHLQDLKEVTHNIHYETYRAKRLNDNGGLHPITSNDTQESNL; this is encoded by the exons ATGACTAAGCAATGTGAAAACCACAGAGAGATGAACTTCAGTCACGCAGTTCTGAATCAATTGGGTGTTTGCAAAACACCTGACCACAACGTGGGTCCAGAATACCCTTGGGCCCCATCCATGGCAGGACGCCCATTCAACAGAAACAGATCTGGTCACAACTCCAGGAGAGTCTCTGAGTGGCCACAGCAGATTGTTTACCAGCCTTCTGCAGAGACACAAGCTTGTCAACAAAAACACTCTGGCCCAGACAGAGCAATTATCACAGAGGATTCAGAAGACCCCTATTATGTCACCATGTACTACCCAGACTCAGTGTATGTAG ACATGTCAGACATAGTTCCACCAGAGGTTAGACCCAAGCCTGCTGTCCCTGCCAAGCCCCCAAATGTGGGCGCTCCTTCCCCTTCTAGTCCCTTCCCACCCCAGGGCCCCGTTGTGGGAGCCGGTGGCATCGTTGTGCCCCCTCCAAGCGCTATTCCGGTTCCCATTGGAAGTCACGGCCCCAGCCACCCTGTCGGTCACAGCGTGGGTCACAGTGTGGGCCACAGTGTGGGCCACAGCGGTGGTCATGCTGGGGGTCATGCTCCAGTTCACAGTGTGGGTCACGGAGGCTCCCACAGCTCCGGAGGGGGCTCCACCCTGCTTGGCTACATTGGTATTGACACCATCATTGAGCAGATGAGAAAGAAGACCATGAAGACTGGCTTTGACTTCAACATCATGGTTGTTG GTCCCAGCGGCCTTGGAAAGTCGACTCTGGTGAACACCTTATTCAAGTCCCAGGTGAGCAGGAAGAGTGCAGGATGGTCACGTGACGAAAAGATCCCCAAAACTGTAGAGATCAAGTCAGTGTCTCACG TGATTGAAGAGGGTGGAGTCAAGATGAAGCTGACGGTTGTTGACACTCCCGGCTTTGGAGACCAAATCAACAATGACAACTG CTGGGAGCCCATTTCTAAGTACATCAATGAGCAGTTTGAGAAGTTCTTGAAAGAAGAGGTGAACATTACCAGAAAGAAGCGAATCCCCGACACCAGAGTGCACTGCTGCGTCTACTTTATTCCCCCAACTGGACACTC TCTTCGACAACTGGATGTCGAGTTCATGAAGCGCCTGAGTCACTCAGTGAACATCATTCCAGTGATCGCAAAGTCTGACACAATGACTGTCGAGGAGCGACAAGAGTTCAAACAGCGT GTTAGGAAGGAGCTGGAAATGAACGGGATTGAGTTTTACCCGCAGAAAGAGTTTGATGATGACATAGAGGACAAGAGTGACAACGACAAGATCAGG GAAATGATGCCCTTTGCTGTGGTGGGAAGTGATAAAGAATACCAAGTGAACGGGAAGCGAGTCCTGGGGAGGAAGACGCCGTGGGGAATCATAGAAG TTGAAAATCCGAACCATTGTGAGTTTGCTCAGCTGAGAGATTTCCTGATCAG GTCCCACCTCCAGGATTTGAAGGAGGTCACTCACAACATTCACTACGAGACGTACCGTGCCAAGAGACTGAACGACAACGGAGGTCTGCACCCCATCACTTCAAATGACACCCAGGAAAGCAACCTGTAG